The nucleotide sequence tatttttggttaccaaagttacttttaaaagggatattttttgaaagaagagtaatccaaaaaaattgtgtcgcagaaattttctattgagtagttttttttttctaaataaatcaactctgaaattttctcccaaaatCTAACAAATTCAAGTGGTTGTAacatgaaaaaagcaaaattttaaaataaggaCTAGATATACCCTAGTGGttaattttctctcattttgatgtattcgAAGCGATTCAgagctcaattttttcctctaatttttaaaaaaatagaatgaatttgtgttttgaaaattttttatttcgaatattaCGTATTAATCaagccaaaacattgaaaaatttagtttctgaaaatgaaaatggatgAATATGTGCATATTTTGGAGTACAGtggtgttaatttttaaaaataaaaaaaaaccgaatcaaaaatttttcttgagcatttgaaatttaccACAGTGGCTATAAAAATTGGCAccaaagttttttgaaatagtCCTCCCCATCTCAAGAAtgataataattcattttctcTCCAAAGACACCTCTATCTAGGGCCgaaatttttcttacaattttatgttttcatttaAACTGAAAACTACCCTTCAAAAGACGTGAGGGAAAACGTGAAagctaaaagaaaaaataataaaaactcgGTATTAACCGTTGCTTGATACAAGTACTTTacctttcataatttttactcgcTTCTCTCTTTCTCGTAATGATatttaattacatatttaaCGTTTCGCTTCTCGAAGAGGAAATGGCGATGAAgattttaatgtaagaaatatttttttattgtcacTTGCAGCGTGAACAGCGATGGGCTTTCTCCACTCGATGTTGCGGTACTGAGTAATAATAAACCTTTGGTGAAGGTTTTAGTGACTTATGGTGCTCAAGAAGGAAGAAAAtgtgagtattttgaaatttttaattacctaacGGTCAAACTACAACACTAATCTTTTGATtctaatgtacgagtatgtgtattTTCGTCTgcgttgttattattatttttttaaaaatggaatttgtgTGAACAGTTTACAGCGCAGATGATATGCGTAATCATTTGTACCATTTGCTGCACGAGGCCGAACGCCGAGTCCAAGAATTGGGCAGCTCTTTGAGACTGAACATCGAATCAGATGGATCTTCGTTATCGTCGTCTTCGAGTAATATTCCGTCCATAACGGTGGGCGACAGCGGCAGCGGTGGTGGCAGTGGCAGTGGTGGATCTCAGAATAAAACGTACTCGATATGGGAACGTCGAGCCAAAGGACTGAAACGAATGCTTATGGGATTCGAACAGATAAGTAAgtgtcaaaattcgaaaaaaaaaatgatgtactAGTTCGATATTAATTACGATTGTGTATTTTTCTCGCAGGACCTCCCGATCCTCCGGCTACAGTCAACGTTGAAGTGACCAGTGTTTCTTCGCTCATGGTATACTTTCAAGAAAGCGAGAGTAAAAATTCATCGGTTACTACTAAATTTAGAGGTAATAATAATGATTAATAAAAATACAGCAAAACTTCAAGTTCATCTCACATCCATCCAGCTGGTGTGATGCGGAATTCCAATGCTAATTGCTAATGTTTCGTTCTGTTCGTCTGTTTACACAGTACAATGGAGCACTGATAAGGATTTCTGCTCGCTTTGCGGTCATTACGAAGTCGCCGATACCAGACAAATGAGATACCATATTAATAACCTACGTAAAGGTCAATCGTATTACGTGAGAGTAGCCAGCGGTAATATAAAAGGATACAGCGCGTATAAATTATCAACTCCGTTATTCATCGTGCCATCTAGTAAGTGATTAGCTCATCTGCGACGTACTCGTATCCGCTATCGTAATCACTAATCAGCGATCACTGCTTGCTTAGTGCGTGACGATGTGAGCTTTTGAGGACGACTTTAATAACTCTGTGCATTTGTATTCGCATTGCAGGTTGGCAAGATGTCACCGATAAAGATATCAGATTTTCGTCCGGCATGAAGGAAACGTTCGATgatgtttttggtaacgttgTAGTGCAGCATCCGTATTTGAAGAGTAACGTCGAGTTGTACGGACAAGGTGGAGAGTTGTTGGTGAATCAGCAGCGTCGCAAGAAGACCACCATTAAGCAATTGTTTACCGCTGCGTCGAAATTCCAAAAGCATCTGAGGAGGTTGGTACAGTATTTTTTGGTGTATGGGGGAGAGAAAATTATCCTGATGAGGGaaccttttgtcaaaatgtgatttttggaaacagcatTTTAATCTGAATCTtcctttaccaaaatttcagctgctcgaattgattttttggatttttgaaaacacattttctggaattaatgttcatttttataaaacgtaggtatttttttcagtaaaaatgatcgaatAAAATCTGTTTTGAAGCTGATATCAACCCCTGCTAAGAGGattccaccttttttttttttagccattctggagcctccagtgcgatttttgatttttccagaattttgaatttctccaaaaagcctggaaattaatttgggcagctgaattGAGTTTTTAGTTTATTCTTGACAAGCCagaactcaattttgagctatccaaattaatttccgctccttttgaagtaaaaaaaaaaaaaaagaaaaaaaaaactggaaacattaatttgaaatattacacTGAAGGCTTCCTTAtccgatttttgacaaatttttacccaaacctaaaaaatgaaagaaattaaatttgcaTTTGAGAGCCACTACTTTACGTTGGTCGTCATTCAGaggttttcaagttttccattttttttttttttttttttttttttttttacataggtacatattaaacttgaaaattttccattcgtttttttttcactttttttttgtaatactcGTTAAAATACAAAAAGTTTGACTGGAATAGACTCCTGTTATCCTTCCCCCCTCCcgaaatattatttcaaatctTTCCCACTGAAAGTCCTGCTTCTTTCCTTGTAAAACTCCCTATTTTTCtgctacttttttgaaagttgatttttttcctcttttttcatcaaactagaaatttttcgtttgttcagttttttttttgttttcttaaaattctcgttataatatatgtacctacaaaaattttgagtagaatacctttttgtcaaaaatattaattttttccattttttttttttttttttttctttaatcaaACTTATAAAGATtatatttgtttgtttgttttttttcttttttttaaattctctttAAATACGATAATTTTGACTTGAATatctttctgtcaaaaatattgatttcttccattttttttttcattttttaaattctctttaaaatacgaaaattttgactttaataTCTTTCTGTcagaaatattgattttttccactttttttttcatcaaacttgagtataaatattttcatttgtttgtttgttttttctattttttaaaattcactttaaaatacgaaaattttgacttgaacatctttctgtcaaaaatattgattttttccattttttttttttttttttttttcatcatcaagctcataaatattttatttgtttgtttgtttgtttttttaaatttctctttaaaatacaaaaatcttGACTTGAATatctttctgtcaaaaatattgattttttccatttttttctttttttaaatcaaacttatgaagattttgtttgtttgtttttttaaatttctctttaaaatacgaaaattttgacttgaataTCTTTCTCtgtcaaaaatattgattttttccattttttttatttttaaaatatttttttttatcaaactcaagtataaatatttcatttgtttCCTTGCTtgttttttccgttttttaaaattcactttaaattgcaaaaattttgacttgaataGATTTCGGTCTTCTCCCCtccatcaaaatatttttttttcatttttaaaaattctctttaaaatactgaaattttgactcgaaTAAATTCCCGCCCCTCTCCCCCTCTCCATCGAAATAGCTTTTTTAATTTCCTACTGGAAGTCCTGCTTTTCTTGCATAATTCCCTAATTTTGTTCtacctgttttttttaaaacttgattttttctttttttaattgtcttctggttatttttttttatttttctaaattctttttaaaataacaaaaattttcacttgaatAGATTCCTGTTTCCTTCCCTCCCCCATCGAAACAAAAATTGGATTAGAGAAATGTCCTTCTtgtcaaacattttcaaatcaaacattgaaatattccaTTTATTCTCAACgttcaaaatttacctttttttctgatttactttgaaaatagaaaaatattagtTTAGATTtcgatttgaatgaatttttacccGACCTCTCCTCAAAATtggagaacttgaaaaaatttattggtaaaagcctgatttttttgttaatgtaaattagttttttgctttttttttcagttgtgtccaaaaatggaaaattttttggcttgaatAGATCCTTTCGTCCTTCTAGATCCttcattcaaacattttttttaaattcctgcCAAAAGTACTGCTTTTTTCCTCATTTCCAATGAAACTTTGcccatttctttgaaattggaaaCATTTGCCCCCCCCCTTgttctgaatcaatttttaccagATTCCTTCAAAAACTTGATACTTctgatacaaatattttttctagtttttttttgatggaccagaaaactttttatttgaataaattccTCTTTTGCGTTACCCCTCATTGTTGAaacattaattgaaaaaattgccagcgaaaaatttcatgtaaaagtactactttttattattttttcaatccaacttTGATATTTTCTATTAACTCTCTCCTTTCTAATctatcagttgttttttttttgtagcttcTATTGATAGAAATTTCGTGTTGAATGAGTTCTGACCCAATTTCTCCCCTCCCTAAAATTAAATCCCATGACAAAAAAGCCTgccaaaagtttttcaaataatttttcattcgtttttaaattttaaattttgacgataaattttgtatttttttttcttcaggggAGTTTATCTATCATGTTTGCTGTATCACGAAGACAAAGTGTTGGTCACAAATGAAGATTTCTTGCCAGTCATCGAAGTCGATGAAACGTATCCGAAAAAGATACACAATGACTTTCATTGGTTTTTTAAGGTTTGTAATGAATAATGAGTTGATCAATTATGccttaattgaaaatttattactcaAAAATAGATCTTATAACTAAAAACGGTTGTTTTTTCGATACAGGTTGTGTTCAGTTGGAGTGATTTAAAATGGTTGAAAACCGATATGGAAAAATCTCAGAATAGTGGTGCGGTATTTCGAATCAAACTGTTGCAAGCGGCGGCTCATATGCAAGTGAGAAATTGCTTAATTATTGGTCACGTGTGTCtgcattttgaaacaaaacaaacttatattttaaaatattgtgtgtgtgttttttcttttacttgCAGACTGCCCTCAGTATCCAAGAGTTGGGTAAATTATACCATAAATTAGTGAGAGATGCCGAAGGAACGATAGTTATCTCTGTGATAAATTATATTCATTCTCCGAAATCCGTTTCCGTGTTAAATTTAAGATGGCTTCCGTTGGCAAAGCTGACAAAACGTACGAATATCGTTAATGTAGCCGAATCGAACGTGGCTGATATTTTAATGTCGTCTATACCGgtaatttgtttatattttctTGCTGCGATGCGGATGATTTTGTGATATATACTTAATcgcgcatttttttttgtggttagGATCAAATTACATATCATCAAGTTAGCAGTATCAAGCTGCCGAGAGGATTATATTTGAGTTACCTTAAGATGAGAAGTTCGGTGGATTCTCTACAAGTCCTAGTTCCGTCCAGAGCGCCAAATATTCCGCCCCATTGTAAAATTAGAGACAATCCTCACGTGACTGCGTTAGTATTTgtattatttattgatttttaagtcaaatttaagccaaaaaagatttttaaaaattcaaaattttcccaaattgacctagaacgctgaaatttgggatattccccattttcgatctgccaaatcgattggaaacggttttaaaccgttttgagcagttctggagcctccagcagatttttgaaacttgaaatttccataaaatttcatcaaatacagTCGGAAacccaaaattcattctgcgaattAATTTCAGTATGCcaaagttgttttggagcctccagcgactttcggaaattgctggagcctccagcagatttttcaatgctcgaaatttcctaaaaatctgACCAAACAGAGCTGGACTAATTTTAATATGCCATAAAGTCGACTGATGGTTGATTTCAAGtcggtttggagcctccagcgatttttggaaattactggagcctccagcagatttttccatgctcgaaatttccataaaatctgACCAAACAGAGCTGGACTAATTTTAGTAtgccatgaagtcgactgctggtagatttcaagccgttttggagcctccagcgacttttggaaattactggagcttccagcagatttttcaatgctcgaaatttccaaaaaatctaacCAAACAGAGCTGAACTAATTTTAGTATGCCATAAAATCgactgctggtagatttcaagtcgttttggagtctccagtgacttctggaaattactggaggctcctgcagatttttcaatgctcgaaatttccataaaatctgACCAAACAGAGCTGGACTAATTTTAGTGtgccatgaagtcgactgtgggtagatttcaagtcgtttttgagcctccagcgatttttggaaattactggagcctccagcaaatttttcaatgctcgaaatttccataaaatttgaccagacagagctggaaatccaaaattcactctgcatttcaatttaaacacgctatcgAGTCGACATATGtaataatttgaattaattttactatttattaCTTTTGTTTCGAACAGTGAAGAATGGGAATGGTTGGTTAAAAAGGAAAACTTGAGGGAGAGTTTGACAAACGCTACTCACCAGCAAAGATTATTCATTGAACAAATCGCCGTTACCGCTAGAAGACTGTTTACTTATATGGAAGTGCCGGAAGAAGACGCAGCTAATCATAGGTTAGTTCTGTCAACTTCTCATGTtataatttgtttgaaaaaaaaaatgattctcgaGACCTAATTTGTACGATGATTTGCTCGCAGATTATACGACGCCGAAGTAATCGAAGTAAGCAAAGACGTCAGCTTAATCATGGTAGTGCCTCCGGTCGAGGCAGCTTGTTCAATGCCTGGTCAACGCGAATTATTGCTTCAAAGATCCGATCTGCTTCCATTAACCGTTCAAGTATTCGAAATGGTACACTTTGGCACCTATCAATTGGATTTGATCTCAACGTACTCTAGATTGAGTTGTATTATTGAAATGGATATAGATTTAGCTCAGCATAGTTTAAGAAAGGTAAAACCCGAAgcaaaatgagagaaaatcgagtataaaatttcaaatttcattcgtTTTGATGCAGGCTTTCAGCTCATCAGAGCTCAGTTCAGCCAAGAGCAAGTTGAGCGAGCTGGAGAATTTACACACGCAATTGAACACGTCGTGGAAGCGAGGCCGATGGTTGTTAGATGCCATATCATTCGCTCGAGACAGATTATCGCTTTCGCCAACTAATATGCGCCATTTGCTAAACGTTCATCCGAAACGTACCCTTCCTTCCAACGAATCTCATTGCGTAAGTGATTTTACGACTAATaaagcaatttcaaattatacAAATAGCTGTGTTAATTATTAAATATCTCGTATCTCCGCAGTATTTGCAACCACCCGATCCTAAAACAGCCAAGTCACGAGGTAGCTGGCCTGGTGTCGGAGTCGGTCGTCATCTTGGTCGGATGCCCAACGAAATAAGCCGCAGCGAACAACACTTGACCTGCGATACTTTACAGAATACTCAGCCCTCGATGAAGCTGCCAACCAAACCTCCATCTCCGGTCGAAGTTATTGCTACGGATAGCGAAAGTAAGCATTTACTTACCTtataaataatgagaaaaaaatacgaaaatatcgattctaaaatggaattttaacaCGCTAGGTGGAATTGACGTTGTAACAACGTCTCGAAGCGAAGACACGCTGACCAAATTGACCGACGATCAGACTGCACAGAAGTACGATCAAAGCACACCGTAAGTATTCTCAAAAGTTGATCAGCAAGATTTATGGTTGACAAATATGGAAACGAGAGATACATtttttgtggtgtttttttttacgcagATTGACCGCAGAAAACAGCTCTTCGGGTAGTTTGCATTCGGTGTCGTTGGACGAGTTACTCACACCACCTAAAGTAGCTGATATAGAGGAAGAAAAAGATGACGATGGGATTCGAGTACCTGTTCCTAGTTCGGCGGTTCTACAagtacgttgaaaattttgggaaaatttccatttcattttttggatttttctacTAGTTTTAAAGCTTTTTACTGAGGAGCCAAAAATTACTTGAGGGACTGAAGACagctttttttcttaaaaatgggGTCATTTTGAGGAACTGAAAATGaatggaagggggaggggggcttgGAAGAATCCCCGTGCAAAAATTAAGaacattttaagaaaaattgcgttattgaattttttgaatttttttttcaaagttgggaGGCTCTTGGCACGATTTAATTTTTAACtagggttgaaattttcaaggattttttttattcacaaaaaaccagtgataaaaatcaacaaggtcaattttcaaatgcatAATAAAAGACTGTTCAATTGGTGCTACGTGAGTTCAaccaaatctaaaaattttttggttattgaATTCTCGtttagaaacttttgaaaactaaaacgatgaataattgtttgaaatgaaaagtcatgtatgaaaaaatcgagaaaaaaaactgtgaCACGAAATATAAATTGAAATAGAGAGATGGAATATGAAAGAGCTGAATAatactttgacaaattttttatgcagtCAGATATCCGTCAAAAAAGCgtaattttacaagaaaaattcttcaaaattgtgaatttaattttacatttggaggggggagggaggggaattgtgaaaaatccaaaatcaaaaaatattt is from Planococcus citri chromosome 1, ihPlaCitr1.1, whole genome shotgun sequence and encodes:
- the wake gene encoding ankyrin repeat and fibronectin type-III domain-containing protein 1 isoform X4, producing the protein MDKEDRKDSTMSSSPGLTIDKAAFLLLRVKRVFRKKKQQRKEKSSAVTEEAAHGNDVKVFRKRPPPLVRSRTLPAIVVPGLNILQAQIESKYKDDYVGCSNKSHSFSCNNYLGNAEWPLNCHRLSSPDPSAGFMDDLKISSPRHSNAGFSTKFSKFLVHRQDEGSISMGSERRHSWERDAEDDDFDTANLPRSASIDSIVETKHCVSLVRRLPSPLLHRCPASPPPRPHSPNTTRRVKSRRAVASLFAAVEHGYVEKTKSILESSEVDVNSVNSDGLSPLDVAVLSNNKPLVKVLVTYGAQEGRKFYSADDMRNHLYHLLHEAERRVQELGSSLRLNIESDGSSLSSSSSNIPSITVGDSGSGGGSGSGGSQNKTYSIWERRAKGLKRMLMGFEQIRPPDPPATVNVEVTSVSSLMVYFQESESKNSSVTTKFRVQWSTDKDFCSLCGHYEVADTRQMRYHINNLRKGQSYYVRVASGNIKGYSAYKLSTPLFIVPSSWQDVTDKDIRFSSGMKETFDDVFGNVVVQHPYLKSNVELYGQGGELLVNQQRRKKTTIKQLFTAASKFQKHLRRGVYLSCLLYHEDKVLVTNEDFLPVIEVDETYPKKIHNDFHWFFKVVFSWSDLKWLKTDMEKSQNSGAVFRIKLLQAAAHMQTALSIQELGKLYHKLVRDAEGTIVISVINYIHSPKSVSVLNLRWLPLAKLTKRTNIVNVAESNVADILMSSIPDQITYHQVSSIKLPRGLYLSYLKMRSSVDSLQVLVPSRAPNIPPHCKIRDNPHVTAEEWEWLVKKENLRESLTNATHQQRLFIEQIAVTARRLFTYMEVPEEDAANHRLYDAEVIEVSKDVSLIMVVPPVEAACSMPGQRELLLQRSDLLPLTVQVFEMVHFGTYQLDLISTYSRLSCIIEMDIDLAQHSLRKAFSSSELSSAKSKLSELENLHTQLNTSWKRGRWLLDAISFARDRLSLSPTNMRHLLNVHPKRTLPSNESHCYLQPPDPKTAKSRGSWPGVGVGRHLGRMPNEISRSEQHLTCDTLQNTQPSMKLPTKPPSPVEVIATDSESGIDVVTTSRSEDTLTKLTDDQTAQKYDQSTPLTAENSSSGSLHSVSLDELLTPPKVADIEEEKDDDGIRVPVPSSAVLQVHAAYNTGLDNLNVNFKFQVNSKTTARELVELFIKQTNMSALLKGREPVVYTEEDTSNFCLVSVIGARERCLRDDFKPVQLQSPWNSGRLYVRRKSNVLAAIECDSKQSSSYV
- the wake gene encoding ankyrin-repeat and fibronectin type III domain-containing 1 isoform X5; translated protein: MICHMPRILVVEKLGLKLEEVSATCGIRNIPEVNNKVVKQQRKFQNLDIHAHALFAAVEHGYVEKTKSILESSEVDVNSVNSDGLSPLDVAVLSNNKPLVKVLVTYGAQEGRKFYSADDMRNHLYHLLHEAERRVQELGSSLRLNIESDGSSLSSSSSNIPSITVGDSGSGGGSGSGGSQNKTYSIWERRAKGLKRMLMGFEQIRPPDPPATVNVEVTSVSSLMVYFQESESKNSSVTTKFRVQWSTDKDFCSLCGHYEVADTRQMRYHINNLRKGQSYYVRVASGNIKGYSAYKLSTPLFIVPSSWQDVTDKDIRFSSGMKETFDDVFGNVVVQHPYLKSNVELYGQGGELLVNQQRRKKTTIKQLFTAASKFQKHLRRGVYLSCLLYHEDKVLVTNEDFLPVIEVDETYPKKIHNDFHWFFKVVFSWSDLKWLKTDMEKSQNSGAVFRIKLLQAAAHMQTALSIQELGKLYHKLVRDAEGTIVISVINYIHSPKSVSVLNLRWLPLAKLTKRTNIVNVAESNVADILMSSIPDQITYHQVSSIKLPRGLYLSYLKMRSSVDSLQVLVPSRAPNIPPHCKIRDNPHVTAEEWEWLVKKENLRESLTNATHQQRLFIEQIAVTARRLFTYMEVPEEDAANHRLYDAEVIEVSKDVSLIMVVPPVEAACSMPGQRELLLQRSDLLPLTVQVFEMVHFGTYQLDLISTYSRLSCIIEMDIDLAQHSLRKAFSSSELSSAKSKLSELENLHTQLNTSWKRGRWLLDAISFARDRLSLSPTNMRHLLNVHPKRTLPSNESHCYLQPPDPKTAKSRGSWPGVGVGRHLGRMPNEISRSEQHLTCDTLQNTQPSMKLPTKPPSPVEVIATDSESGIDVVTTSRSEDTLTKLTDDQTAQKYDQSTPLTAENSSSGSLHSVSLDELLTPPKVADIEEEKDDDGIRVPVPSSAVLQVHAAYNTGLDNLNVNFKFQVNSKTTARELVELFIKQTNMSALLKGREPVVYTEEDTSNFCLVSVIGARERCLRDDFKPVQLQSPWNSGRLYVRRKSNVLAAIECDSKQSSSYV
- the wake gene encoding ankyrin-repeat and fibronectin type III domain-containing 1 isoform X7; this encodes MICHMPRILVVEKLGLKLEALFAAVEHGYVEKTKSILESSEVDVNSVNSDGLSPLDVAVLSNNKPLVKVLVTYGAQEGRKFYSADDMRNHLYHLLHEAERRVQELGSSLRLNIESDGSSLSSSSSNIPSITVGDSGSGGGSGSGGSQNKTYSIWERRAKGLKRMLMGFEQIRPPDPPATVNVEVTSVSSLMVYFQESESKNSSVTTKFRVQWSTDKDFCSLCGHYEVADTRQMRYHINNLRKGQSYYVRVASGNIKGYSAYKLSTPLFIVPSSWQDVTDKDIRFSSGMKETFDDVFGNVVVQHPYLKSNVELYGQGGELLVNQQRRKKTTIKQLFTAASKFQKHLRRGVYLSCLLYHEDKVLVTNEDFLPVIEVDETYPKKIHNDFHWFFKVVFSWSDLKWLKTDMEKSQNSGAVFRIKLLQAAAHMQTALSIQELGKLYHKLVRDAEGTIVISVINYIHSPKSVSVLNLRWLPLAKLTKRTNIVNVAESNVADILMSSIPDQITYHQVSSIKLPRGLYLSYLKMRSSVDSLQVLVPSRAPNIPPHCKIRDNPHVTAEEWEWLVKKENLRESLTNATHQQRLFIEQIAVTARRLFTYMEVPEEDAANHRLYDAEVIEVSKDVSLIMVVPPVEAACSMPGQRELLLQRSDLLPLTVQVFEMVHFGTYQLDLISTYSRLSCIIEMDIDLAQHSLRKAFSSSELSSAKSKLSELENLHTQLNTSWKRGRWLLDAISFARDRLSLSPTNMRHLLNVHPKRTLPSNESHCYLQPPDPKTAKSRGSWPGVGVGRHLGRMPNEISRSEQHLTCDTLQNTQPSMKLPTKPPSPVEVIATDSESGIDVVTTSRSEDTLTKLTDDQTAQKYDQSTPLTAENSSSGSLHSVSLDELLTPPKVADIEEEKDDDGIRVPVPSSAVLQVHAAYNTGLDNLNVNFKFQVNSKTTARELVELFIKQTNMSALLKGREPVVYTEEDTSNFCLVSVIGARERCLRDDFKPVQLQSPWNSGRLYVRRKSNVLAAIECDSKQSSSYV
- the wake gene encoding uncharacterized protein wake isoform X1 — encoded protein: MLSSHSKFKTIKDESVCNTSKVSSTSNVNSLRKLFEGNFKLSNPFKSKNKNTGSVFGADIKPQSTNEVFTFGKSTKKYDNLSSSSKENRCNGDNNTSQQSKSDSTNGSYLNCNIPNCCCKTFFREYNNTPFRYRHIPKTPLKERSSEFNQIITPKSGLDERLTRLRSSNGNLDNRNKFYNINYQFYKPKNIESNFKTLESTVKSVPEPISKPRDEEYRPSNVIKKINDSYDEDSLNIDVKTDNEQVKLFQHDSNNRDNHLKPGTTNDNDHKYISGGNFNLKYRVPKFKNIAVRENSHPYTVKKQRLTVKSVKNRNMRNVKRRQQMLDRSQTFNGYDNFAYRRSITELNFPKNTMPVVETEPEPLTAPEPKSIPVPKDTSSDKEPVNMFRADNRITSYNWPVTSFYTDSKTVNDGEFTAKYSSTSNLSYKSDTKSTSNFIAKKSNLKRHCSLGYLQDELYEYNFTRRRRSLDFTVNKVSATCGIRNIPEVNNKVVKQQRKFQNLDIHAHALFAAVEHGYVEKTKSILESSEVDVNSVNSDGLSPLDVAVLSNNKPLVKVLVTYGAQEGRKFYSADDMRNHLYHLLHEAERRVQELGSSLRLNIESDGSSLSSSSSNIPSITVGDSGSGGGSGSGGSQNKTYSIWERRAKGLKRMLMGFEQIRPPDPPATVNVEVTSVSSLMVYFQESESKNSSVTTKFRVQWSTDKDFCSLCGHYEVADTRQMRYHINNLRKGQSYYVRVASGNIKGYSAYKLSTPLFIVPSSWQDVTDKDIRFSSGMKETFDDVFGNVVVQHPYLKSNVELYGQGGELLVNQQRRKKTTIKQLFTAASKFQKHLRRGVYLSCLLYHEDKVLVTNEDFLPVIEVDETYPKKIHNDFHWFFKVVFSWSDLKWLKTDMEKSQNSGAVFRIKLLQAAAHMQTALSIQELGKLYHKLVRDAEGTIVISVINYIHSPKSVSVLNLRWLPLAKLTKRTNIVNVAESNVADILMSSIPDQITYHQVSSIKLPRGLYLSYLKMRSSVDSLQVLVPSRAPNIPPHCKIRDNPHVTAEEWEWLVKKENLRESLTNATHQQRLFIEQIAVTARRLFTYMEVPEEDAANHRLYDAEVIEVSKDVSLIMVVPPVEAACSMPGQRELLLQRSDLLPLTVQVFEMVHFGTYQLDLISTYSRLSCIIEMDIDLAQHSLRKAFSSSELSSAKSKLSELENLHTQLNTSWKRGRWLLDAISFARDRLSLSPTNMRHLLNVHPKRTLPSNESHCYLQPPDPKTAKSRGSWPGVGVGRHLGRMPNEISRSEQHLTCDTLQNTQPSMKLPTKPPSPVEVIATDSESGIDVVTTSRSEDTLTKLTDDQTAQKYDQSTPLTAENSSSGSLHSVSLDELLTPPKVADIEEEKDDDGIRVPVPSSAVLQVHAAYNTGLDNLNVNFKFQVNSKTTARELVELFIKQTNMSALLKGREPVVYTEEDTSNFCLVSVIGARERCLRDDFKPVQLQSPWNSGRLYVRRKSNVLAAIECDSKQSSSYV